One segment of Dolichospermum sp. DET69 DNA contains the following:
- a CDS encoding SDR family oxidoreductase, whose amino-acid sequence MKILVTGTEGYLGSLLPSLLMQKGHEVIGVDTGYYKVGWLYNGTNVTAKTLNKDIRDINPEDLEGVEAIVHMAELSNDPTGQLSPTITYDINHLGSVRLANLAKTVGVRRFVYMSSCSVYGVASEGDITEESPVNPQTAYAECKTLVERDVQPLADDDFSPTFMRNATAFGASPRMRFDIVLNNLAGLAWTTKEIKMTSDGTPWRPLVHALDICKAIVCALEAPRDIIHNQIFNVGDTANNYRVKEIAEIVANVFPGCQLSFGNNGADNRSYRVSFEKINTILPGFKCDWNAQLGAEQLLNVFKQIDMNEDTFLFRGFTRLKQLEYLIRTEQIDKDFFWKQQ is encoded by the coding sequence ATGAAAATTTTAGTAACTGGAACAGAAGGTTATCTTGGTTCTTTATTGCCTTCTTTATTAATGCAAAAAGGACATGAAGTTATTGGTGTTGACACTGGTTATTATAAGGTTGGTTGGCTATATAATGGAACTAACGTAACAGCTAAAACCCTCAATAAAGATATTCGTGATATCAATCCTGAAGATTTAGAGGGTGTGGAAGCTATTGTTCACATGGCGGAATTATCCAACGATCCGACTGGACAATTATCTCCTACTATTACCTATGATATTAATCATTTAGGTTCAGTTCGTCTAGCTAATCTGGCAAAAACTGTGGGTGTCCGGCGCTTTGTTTATATGTCATCCTGTAGTGTTTATGGTGTGGCTAGTGAAGGTGATATTACAGAAGAATCACCAGTTAATCCCCAAACAGCTTACGCTGAATGTAAAACATTAGTAGAAAGAGATGTTCAACCATTAGCTGATGATGATTTCTCACCTACTTTCATGCGGAATGCGACTGCTTTTGGTGCTTCCCCTAGAATGCGATTTGATATTGTTTTAAATAACTTGGCGGGGTTAGCTTGGACTACCAAGGAAATTAAAATGACCAGTGATGGTACTCCTTGGCGGCCATTAGTTCATGCCTTAGATATTTGCAAAGCCATTGTTTGTGCTTTAGAAGCACCAAGAGATATTATTCACAATCAAATCTTTAATGTTGGTGATACGGCGAATAACTATCGAGTTAAAGAAATAGCAGAAATCGTTGCCAATGTTTTTCCAGGTTGTCAATTATCCTTTGGTAATAATGGTGCAGATAATCGTAGCTATCGAGTATCTTTTGAAAAGATTAACACGATTCTTCCTGGATTTAAGTGTGATTGGAATGCTCAACTGGGGGCAGAACAACTATTAAATGTGTTCAAGCAAATTGACATGAATGAAGATACTTTCTTGTTTAGAGGATTCACTCGCTTGAAACAATTAGAATATCTAATTCGTACAGAACAAATTGATAAAGATTTTTTCTGGAAGCAACAATAA
- the lhgO gene encoding L-2-hydroxyglutarate oxidase, with protein MYDFAIIGGGIVGLSTAMALGERYPNAKILVLEKESEWAFHQTGNNSGVIHSGLYYKPGSFKAKFCRDGSRSMVEFCQNHAIDHEVCGKVIVATNEQELPRLQNLYIRGLENDIPVKRISPEEVKEIEPHVSCVGGVQVFSTGIVNYKKVCLKYAELIGKQGGDLRLNTQVFKISRSGKNQVLETNKGSFETRFVINCAGLHSDRIAKLGKVNPQAKIVPFRGEYYELTPEKRYLVKTLIYPVPNPDFPFLGVHFTRMIDNSVHAGPNAVLSLKREGYKKTDFDFRDFAEVITYPGFWKLAAKHADEGIQEIIRSFSKAAFVKSLQKLIPEVQAEDVIPTHAGVRAQALMNNGSLVDDFLIVEGENSIHVCNAPSPAATSSLEIGKAIVQQIPEPTHLHSLVY; from the coding sequence CTGTATGATTTTGCGATTATTGGTGGAGGAATAGTGGGACTTTCCACCGCCATGGCTTTAGGCGAACGCTATCCAAATGCCAAAATATTAGTGTTAGAAAAAGAGAGTGAATGGGCATTTCATCAAACTGGTAATAATAGCGGTGTAATCCATTCTGGTCTTTACTACAAACCAGGAAGTTTTAAGGCTAAATTTTGCCGTGATGGTAGTCGGTCAATGGTAGAATTTTGCCAAAACCATGCTATTGATCATGAAGTTTGTGGGAAGGTCATTGTTGCTACTAATGAACAAGAATTACCACGCTTACAAAATCTTTACATCCGCGGGCTAGAAAACGATATTCCTGTTAAAAGAATTAGCCCCGAAGAAGTTAAAGAAATTGAACCTCATGTTAGTTGTGTCGGTGGAGTTCAGGTATTTAGTACAGGGATTGTTAATTACAAAAAAGTTTGTTTAAAATACGCGGAATTAATTGGCAAGCAAGGGGGAGATTTACGTCTCAATACCCAAGTTTTCAAAATCTCCCGCAGTGGAAAAAATCAGGTATTAGAAACTAACAAAGGCAGTTTTGAAACTCGATTTGTGATCAATTGTGCCGGATTGCATAGCGATCGCATTGCAAAATTAGGTAAGGTTAACCCTCAAGCCAAAATAGTTCCCTTCCGGGGCGAATATTACGAACTAACCCCCGAAAAACGCTATTTGGTCAAAACTCTCATTTATCCAGTTCCTAACCCAGATTTCCCCTTCTTGGGTGTACATTTCACCCGCATGATTGATAACAGTGTCCATGCAGGACCAAATGCAGTTCTCAGTCTCAAACGTGAAGGGTACAAAAAAACTGATTTTGACTTCAGAGATTTTGCCGAAGTGATTACCTATCCCGGTTTCTGGAAACTAGCAGCAAAACACGCTGACGAAGGGATTCAAGAAATTATTCGTTCCTTTAGTAAAGCAGCCTTTGTCAAAAGTTTGCAAAAACTAATTCCCGAAGTCCAAGCGGAAGATGTAATTCCTACCCATGCAGGAGTTCGCGCCCAAGCATTGATGAATAATGGTTCTCTGGTAGATGATTTTTTAATCGTTGAAGGTGAAAATTCTATTCATGTTTGTAATGCACCTTCACCTGCGGCAACTTCTTCTTTGGAAATTGGTAAAGCTATAGTTCAGCAAATACCAGAACCAACTCATTTGCACAGTTTAGTATATTAG
- the rfbF gene encoding glucose-1-phosphate cytidylyltransferase, whose protein sequence is MKAVILAGGLGTRLSEETSIRPKPMVEVGGKPILWHIMKTYSAHGINDFIICCGYKGYVIKEYFANYFLHMSDVTFDMRFNQMNVHSGYAEPWRVTLVNTGDNTMTGGRLKQVREHIGNETFCFTYGDGVSNINITELIKFHQEQKTLATLSAVQPAGRFGAISLGQEQTKITSFKEKPEGDGAWINGGYFVLEPQVIDFIADTSTVWEKEPLEKLADLEQLSAYKHDGFWQPMDTLRDKNYLEDLWKSGQAPWQVW, encoded by the coding sequence ATGAAAGCAGTAATTTTAGCAGGAGGTCTGGGTACAAGGTTAAGTGAAGAAACCAGTATCAGACCCAAACCAATGGTTGAAGTTGGTGGTAAGCCAATTCTCTGGCACATAATGAAGACTTACTCTGCTCACGGTATTAATGATTTCATTATCTGTTGCGGTTACAAAGGGTATGTCATTAAAGAATACTTTGCCAACTATTTTTTACATATGTCAGATGTGACATTTGATATGCGTTTCAATCAAATGAATGTCCATTCTGGATATGCTGAACCTTGGCGCGTCACCTTAGTAAATACAGGTGATAATACAATGACAGGTGGACGGTTAAAGCAAGTTCGTGAACATATTGGCAATGAAACCTTTTGTTTTACCTATGGTGATGGTGTAAGTAATATTAATATTACAGAATTAATTAAATTCCATCAAGAACAAAAGACATTAGCAACACTCAGCGCGGTACAACCAGCAGGAAGATTTGGGGCAATTTCTCTAGGACAAGAACAAACTAAAATTACCAGTTTTAAAGAAAAACCTGAAGGTGATGGCGCTTGGATTAATGGCGGCTATTTTGTCCTAGAACCACAAGTAATTGATTTTATTGCTGATACCTCAACAGTGTGGGAGAAAGAACCATTAGAGAAGTTAGCTGATTTAGAACAATTATCTGCTTACAAACATGATGGTTTCTGGCAACCAATGGACACATTAAGAGATAAAAACTATCTAGAGGATCTATGGAAAAGTGGTCAAGCTCCTTGGCAAGTGTGGTAA
- a CDS encoding tetratricopeptide repeat protein, with translation MQVLRRLPNPEILNLSVSVGHGGEACIYAVPSDHNLVAKIYHKPTISYAQKLRAMLANPPVNPTDNLGHIAIAWPQELLQAADGSDTIVGFVMPRIRGMRPIMDFYNPGIRRQNCPLFNYQYLLRTARNLAAAFAALHASHYCIGDVNESNILVSDTALVTLVDTDSFQVTEPLENVVYRCSVGKPEYTPPELQNKTFADYDREISHDLFGLAVLIFQLLMEGTHPFSGIFQGGMEPPTYQGRILSGHFTYSQKKQVPYLPTPISPRWDLLHPSLQDLFVRCFEEGHDNPRLRPNAQNWLSALTAVEQSLETCPANPQHLYHNHLDKCPWCERTRRLGGRDPFPSVSAIASKQHLQPREKPKSKRRYIPTPRITQPFRAKSPVYHWQPTSNQRVYPVPSRQKLNPKVYGVIFGVVGLGILGYLDVMIKFTRPFVSQNPYTQQSLMPRSANQAPNLTNLSFSDYYQRGDTAYQQQDYQQAVVNFTEALKKNPQSAKGYINLGNSQYNLNDYEGALANYNKALKLNSQEVKAYINRGNAYYMMADYSNDPNKEYKQAIADFNTAINIDENDAEAYIRRGIVRFEINKYINNSFQEYQKSIADFTKAIKLNASKVDAYFQRGLVRYQMAQYSNNYAAEYKQAIADFTEALKINPRLAKIYLKRGMAYYELAQYGAGISDKNHVRAVSDLEAAAKVSQEENDMDNYQQSLSSICIVVANKCDSLLSNPIITGKK, from the coding sequence ATGCAGGTACTACGTCGTCTTCCCAACCCGGAAATTCTTAACCTCTCTGTCAGTGTAGGACATGGTGGTGAAGCTTGTATATATGCAGTGCCATCGGATCATAATTTAGTAGCGAAAATCTATCACAAACCAACTATCTCTTATGCCCAAAAACTGCGGGCGATGCTTGCTAATCCCCCAGTTAATCCGACGGACAATTTAGGGCATATTGCCATTGCTTGGCCGCAGGAGTTGTTGCAGGCGGCAGATGGTAGCGATACGATTGTTGGGTTTGTGATGCCCAGAATTCGGGGAATGCGACCAATTATGGATTTTTATAATCCAGGGATTCGCCGACAAAATTGCCCATTGTTTAATTATCAGTATTTATTGCGGACTGCCCGTAACCTGGCGGCGGCTTTTGCGGCTTTGCACGCCAGCCATTACTGTATTGGTGATGTGAATGAGTCAAATATCTTGGTTAGTGATACGGCTTTGGTGACGTTGGTAGATACAGACTCCTTCCAAGTGACCGAACCATTAGAGAATGTTGTTTATCGTTGTTCTGTGGGTAAGCCTGAATATACGCCTCCAGAATTACAGAATAAAACTTTTGCTGACTATGACCGGGAAATTTCTCATGATTTGTTTGGGTTGGCGGTACTGATTTTCCAATTATTAATGGAAGGAACGCACCCGTTTTCTGGGATATTTCAAGGTGGGATGGAACCTCCGACTTATCAGGGGCGGATACTTTCTGGTCATTTTACCTATAGTCAAAAGAAACAGGTTCCCTATTTGCCAACTCCTATTTCTCCGCGTTGGGATCTGCTTCATCCCAGTTTGCAGGATTTATTTGTGCGTTGTTTTGAAGAAGGTCATGACAATCCCAGATTACGCCCTAATGCTCAAAATTGGTTGTCGGCATTAACTGCGGTGGAGCAGAGTTTGGAGACTTGTCCGGCTAATCCCCAGCATCTTTATCATAATCATTTGGATAAATGTCCTTGGTGTGAACGGACTAGACGATTAGGTGGGAGAGATCCGTTTCCCTCAGTATCGGCGATCGCTTCTAAACAACATCTGCAACCACGGGAAAAACCTAAATCTAAACGTCGCTATATTCCTACTCCACGGATTACCCAGCCATTCAGAGCAAAGTCTCCGGTATATCATTGGCAACCAACTTCTAACCAGCGGGTTTATCCTGTTCCCTCTCGTCAAAAATTAAACCCGAAGGTATATGGTGTGATTTTTGGTGTGGTGGGATTGGGTATTTTGGGCTATTTAGATGTAATGATTAAATTCACCCGTCCTTTTGTTTCCCAAAATCCTTACACTCAACAAAGTTTGATGCCTCGTTCCGCTAATCAAGCTCCTAATCTGACAAATCTTTCTTTTTCGGATTACTATCAGCGCGGTGATACTGCTTATCAACAGCAAGACTATCAACAAGCAGTTGTCAATTTTACTGAGGCTCTTAAAAAGAATCCCCAATCTGCTAAAGGTTATATAAATTTGGGTAATTCCCAATACAATTTGAATGATTATGAAGGCGCATTAGCTAATTATAATAAAGCTTTAAAACTAAACTCCCAAGAAGTTAAAGCTTATATAAATCGCGGTAATGCTTATTATATGATGGCTGACTATAGTAATGATCCTAATAAAGAATATAAACAAGCGATCGCTGATTTTAATACTGCTATTAATATAGATGAAAATGATGCGGAAGCTTATATCCGAAGGGGTATTGTCCGATTTGAAATTAACAAATACATCAATAATTCTTTTCAGGAATACCAAAAATCAATTGCCGATTTTACTAAAGCAATTAAACTCAATGCTTCTAAAGTAGATGCTTACTTTCAACGGGGTTTAGTTCGTTATCAAATGGCTCAATATAGCAATAATTATGCGGCAGAATATAAACAAGCGATCGCTGATTTTACAGAAGCATTAAAAATCAATCCCCGATTGGCTAAAATTTATCTGAAACGTGGTATGGCTTACTATGAACTAGCACAATATGGAGCAGGCATATCTGATAAAAACCATGTGCGAGCAGTTTCAGATTTAGAAGCAGCCGCTAAAGTTTCTCAAGAGGAAAATGATATGGATAATTATCAACAGTCTCTCAGTAGCATTTGTATTGTAGTCGCTAATAAATGTGACAGTTTATTGTCTAACCCAATTATAACTGGAAAAAAGTAA